One window from the genome of Bubalus kerabau isolate K-KA32 ecotype Philippines breed swamp buffalo chromosome 17, PCC_UOA_SB_1v2, whole genome shotgun sequence encodes:
- the LOC129631914 gene encoding heterogeneous nuclear ribonucleoprotein C-like produces MASNVTNKTDPHSMNSHVFIGNLNTLVVKKSDVEAIFSKYGKIVGCSVHKGFAFVQYVNERNARAAVAGEDGRMIAGQVLDINLAAEPKVNRGKAGVKRSAAEMYGSSFDLEYDFQRDYYDRMYSYPVRVPPPPPIAWAVVPSKRQRVSGNTSRRGKSGFNSKSGQRGSSSKSGKLKGDDLQTIKKELTQIKQKVDSLLESLEKTEKEQSKQGVEMKNGKSEEEQSSSSLKKDETNVKMESEGGADDSAEEGDLLDDDNEDRGDDQLELIKDDEKEAEEGEDDRDSANGEDDS; encoded by the coding sequence ATGGCCAGCAATGTTACCAACAAGACGGATCCTCACTCCATGAACTCTCATGTATTCATTGGGAATCTCAATACCCTTGTGGTCAAGAAATCTGACGTGGAGGCAATCTTCTCAAAATACGGCAAAATCGTGGGTTGCTCTGTTCATAAGGGCTTTGCCTTCGTTCAGTATGTTAATGAGAGAAATGCCCGGGCTGCTGTGGCAGGAGAGGATGGCAGAATGATTGCTGGCCAGGTTTTAGATATTAATCTGGCTGCAGAGCCAAAAGTGAACCGAGGAAAAGCAGGTGTGAAACGATCTGCAGCGGAGATGTACGGCTCATCTTTTGACTTGGAGTATGACTTTCAACGAGATTATTACGACAGGATGTACAGTTACCCAGTACGtgttcctccacctcctcctatTGCTTGGGCTGTAGTGCCCTCAAAACGCCAGCGTGTATCAGGAAACACCTCACGAAGGGGCAAAAGTGGCTTCAATTCTAAGAGTGGACAGCGGGGATCTTCTTCTAAGTCTGGAAAGTTGAAAGGAGATGACCTTCAGACCATTAAGAAGGAGTTAACCCAGATAAAACaaaaagtggattctttactggaaagcctggaaaaaactgaaaaggaaCAGAGCAAACAAGGAGTAGAGATGAAGAATGGTAAGTCAGAAGAGGAGCAGAGCAGCAGCTCCCTGAAGAAAGATGAGACTAATGTGAAGATGGAGTCTGAGGGGGGTGCAGATGACTCTGCTGAGGAGGGGGACCTACTGGATGATGATAATGAAGATCGGGGGGATGACCAGCTGGAGTTGATCAAGGATGATGAAAAAGAGgctgaggaaggagaggatgaCAGAGACAGCGCCAATGGCGAGGATGACTCTTAA